One Anaerohalosphaeraceae bacterium DNA segment encodes these proteins:
- the lptE gene encoding LPS assembly lipoprotein LptE — protein MRKGRHEWILPAAVCGLLMTFGCSGYTNRWPYPEQIRTVYVEMFDTSDFRRGYEYLLTDAVCKQIEAQTPYKIVSDRKAADSILSGTIRTGQGVLAVDRHTGKPLEQEALVRVTFTWKDLRTGEVLINQETVAASEPYSGFLSQDFEYSAARAVNKAAQRLVERMESGW, from the coding sequence ATGCGTAAGGGACGGCACGAATGGATTCTGCCGGCGGCGGTGTGCGGACTTCTGATGACGTTCGGATGTTCCGGATATACCAACCGCTGGCCGTATCCGGAACAGATACGGACGGTGTATGTAGAGATGTTTGACACATCAGACTTTCGGCGGGGGTATGAGTATCTGTTGACGGATGCGGTGTGCAAGCAGATTGAGGCCCAGACGCCTTACAAGATTGTATCGGACCGGAAGGCGGCGGATTCAATTCTGAGCGGGACAATCCGGACCGGGCAGGGGGTTTTGGCGGTGGACCGTCATACCGGCAAGCCCCTGGAGCAGGAGGCCCTGGTGCGTGTGACATTTACGTGGAAAGATCTGCGGACAGGGGAGGTTCTGATTAATCAGGAGACGGTGGCGGCTTCGGAGCCCTATTCGGGTTTCTTAAGTCAGGATTTTGAATACTCGGCCGCCCGGGCTGTGAACAAGGCGGCGCAGCGTCTCGTAGAGCGGATGGAATCGGGCTGGTAA
- the ilvB gene encoding biosynthetic-type acetolactate synthase large subunit: protein MTANTTEKTAVQTKPGSQIIVDTLLEHGVEVLFGYLGGVVLPLFDKLYDSPIRVVIPRHEQGGCHMADAYARSTGKVGVVIATSGPGATNLTTGLATAMMDSVPLVALTGQVRTELIGNDAFQEADTTGITRPITKHNVIVKNPNELAQTIREAFFIASTGRPGPVLIDIPVDMQIAQVPVTPPQPIELPGYRIRERGHARQITAAAEAINSSQRPVLYVGGGVISGNASEPLRKLAKKANIPVTMTLMGLGAFDQNDPLSLNMLGMHGAAYANFAVQNCDLLICVGARFDDRVTGKLKAFAPHARVIHIDLDPSSISKNVPADIPVVGSARHVLTELLELVEYRERKEWFDQIAEWKKRHPLRYDQNAKTIKPQYVIEELWKQTQGQAIITTGVGQHQMWTAQFYRFNRPRQFITSGGLGTMGFGLPAAIGAQIANPDALVIDIDGDSSFNMTLTELSTAVMYELPVKVCLINNGYMGMVRQWQELFYGKRYSCSSLKSPDFARLAEAFGAVGLRAEKKEEVPAVIKAMLAEKRPCVADFRVDPEENVWPMVPAGKSLHEMDGLDIFEMA, encoded by the coding sequence ATGACAGCCAATACGACCGAAAAAACAGCCGTTCAGACAAAACCCGGCAGTCAGATTATTGTCGATACCCTGCTGGAGCACGGTGTGGAAGTGCTTTTCGGATATCTCGGCGGTGTCGTGCTGCCGCTGTTTGACAAACTGTACGACTCTCCCATTCGGGTCGTCATCCCCCGGCATGAACAAGGCGGCTGCCATATGGCCGACGCCTACGCCCGCTCCACAGGAAAAGTCGGCGTCGTGATTGCCACATCCGGCCCGGGCGCCACCAATCTGACTACCGGCCTGGCCACCGCCATGATGGACTCCGTTCCTCTGGTGGCCTTAACCGGACAGGTCCGTACCGAATTAATCGGCAATGACGCCTTCCAGGAGGCCGACACAACCGGCATCACGCGGCCGATTACCAAACACAATGTAATTGTCAAAAATCCCAATGAACTGGCCCAGACTATTCGCGAGGCCTTCTTTATCGCCTCGACCGGCAGACCGGGCCCGGTCCTGATTGACATTCCCGTCGATATGCAAATCGCCCAGGTGCCGGTTACCCCGCCTCAGCCGATTGAACTGCCGGGCTACCGCATTCGCGAGCGGGGGCATGCCCGCCAAATTACGGCAGCCGCTGAAGCAATCAACAGCTCCCAGAGACCGGTCCTGTACGTCGGCGGCGGCGTCATCAGCGGCAACGCCTCCGAACCCTTGCGGAAACTGGCCAAAAAGGCCAATATCCCCGTCACAATGACCCTGATGGGACTGGGGGCCTTTGACCAGAATGACCCTCTGTCGCTCAATATGCTCGGCATGCACGGCGCGGCTTATGCCAATTTTGCCGTGCAGAACTGCGACCTGCTGATCTGCGTGGGAGCCCGCTTCGATGACCGCGTCACAGGAAAACTGAAAGCCTTTGCTCCGCACGCCCGGGTTATCCATATCGACCTGGACCCGTCCAGCATCTCCAAGAACGTTCCGGCGGATATTCCCGTCGTCGGCAGCGCCCGTCATGTTTTGACGGAACTGCTCGAACTGGTCGAGTACAGAGAGCGGAAAGAATGGTTCGACCAAATCGCCGAATGGAAAAAACGCCACCCGCTCCGATACGATCAGAATGCCAAAACCATCAAACCCCAGTACGTCATCGAAGAGCTCTGGAAACAGACCCAGGGCCAGGCGATTATCACCACCGGCGTCGGACAGCATCAGATGTGGACGGCCCAGTTTTACCGTTTCAACCGGCCGCGTCAGTTTATCACCTCCGGCGGCCTGGGCACCATGGGCTTCGGCCTGCCGGCCGCCATCGGCGCCCAGATTGCCAACCCCGACGCCCTCGTCATTGACATCGACGGAGACAGCAGCTTCAATATGACCCTCACCGAACTGTCCACCGCCGTGATGTATGAACTGCCCGTCAAAGTCTGCCTCATCAACAACGGCTACATGGGGATGGTTCGTCAGTGGCAGGAACTTTTCTACGGCAAACGCTACTCCTGCAGCTCCCTCAAGAGCCCGGATTTCGCCCGGCTCGCCGAGGCCTTCGGAGCCGTCGGACTCCGCGCCGAAAAGAAAGAAGAAGTCCCGGCCGTCATCAAAGCCATGCTCGCAGAAAAAAGACCTTGTGTGGCTGATTTCCGCGTGGACCCGGAGGAAAACGTCTGGCCTATGGTTCCGGCCGGAAAATCTCTGCACGAAATGGACGGTCTGGATATCTTCGAAATGGCCTGA
- the ftsH gene encoding ATP-dependent zinc metalloprotease FtsH: MTEKESKRGPKVPLPNYQRGPLSWLLIGLVLMLMISTLMRMQRVQELTYSPEFLDHVRAGHVKSVVIHEGKGKILGEFDPKFVSDGRPARFEVSVSEVLKDETLLPLLVSQRVEVKIQKPDMWAPLLWNLLPFILLVALIYFFFIRNIRTGGGMLMNFGRSKHRVQGKNTKKTFDDVAGIEEAKEEVAEIIEFLKNPKKFQKIGGRIPRGVLLVGPPGCGKTLLAKAIAGEADVPFFSIAGSDFVEMFVGVGASRVRDLFRQAKENSPCIIFLDEIDAIGRKRGPGFVSGGHDEREQTLNAILVEMDGFDTNDQVIVIAATNRADILDHALTRPGRFDRQVVVPLPDLKGRMKILQIHARRVKCGPDVDFERLARGTPMFSGAELEALINEAAISASMQNKDYVEMSDLEEARDKVRWGRAKRSRVIDEYDKRLTAYHEAGHALVQSLLPDADPLHKVSIIPRGPMGGATFALPEKDRLYYSKRFCLAQLQICFAGRIAVKMVFNDIDSGAYSDIRQATALARQMVTEWGMGEEVGPVYYGADGSDTYFYGPIGVDYSQKTAELIDREIKNLLDSAYAKAEELLKQHQDKLHALAEALLKYETLDAEEVKLIISGGKLEKPTVSDLLNMEQKKLSSSSGRVEEDWKD; this comes from the coding sequence ATGACAGAAAAAGAATCCAAACGCGGACCAAAAGTTCCGCTTCCGAATTATCAGCGGGGTCCTTTGAGCTGGCTTTTGATTGGGCTTGTGCTGATGCTGATGATTTCGACGCTGATGCGGATGCAGCGGGTCCAGGAGCTGACGTATTCTCCGGAATTTCTGGACCATGTGCGTGCCGGGCACGTCAAGTCCGTCGTGATTCACGAGGGCAAGGGCAAAATTCTCGGAGAATTTGACCCGAAATTTGTTTCGGACGGCAGGCCCGCCCGGTTTGAGGTGTCTGTGTCGGAGGTGCTGAAGGATGAGACCCTGCTTCCGCTGCTGGTTTCGCAGCGGGTGGAGGTGAAGATTCAGAAGCCCGATATGTGGGCTCCGCTGCTTTGGAATTTGCTGCCGTTTATCCTGCTGGTTGCGCTGATTTACTTTTTCTTTATCCGGAACATCCGCACGGGCGGCGGGATGCTGATGAATTTCGGCCGCAGCAAGCATCGGGTTCAGGGCAAGAATACCAAAAAGACCTTTGATGATGTGGCGGGGATTGAAGAGGCCAAAGAGGAGGTGGCGGAAATCATTGAATTTTTGAAGAATCCCAAGAAGTTTCAGAAAATCGGCGGCCGAATTCCCCGCGGGGTTTTGCTGGTGGGTCCTCCCGGCTGCGGCAAGACGCTTCTGGCTAAGGCGATTGCGGGTGAGGCGGATGTGCCGTTTTTCAGCATTGCCGGCAGCGATTTTGTGGAGATGTTTGTCGGGGTAGGAGCCAGCCGCGTGCGGGACTTGTTTCGGCAGGCGAAGGAAAACTCCCCGTGCATTATTTTTCTCGATGAGATTGATGCCATCGGGCGCAAGAGAGGGCCGGGCTTTGTCAGCGGGGGCCACGATGAGCGGGAGCAGACGCTCAATGCGATTCTGGTCGAGATGGACGGCTTTGACACGAATGACCAGGTGATTGTGATTGCGGCGACAAACCGGGCGGACATTCTGGACCATGCGCTGACGCGTCCGGGACGGTTTGACCGGCAGGTGGTGGTGCCGCTGCCGGATTTGAAGGGGCGGATGAAGATTCTTCAGATTCATGCCCGGCGGGTCAAATGCGGACCGGATGTGGATTTTGAGCGGCTGGCTCGCGGCACGCCGATGTTCAGCGGAGCGGAGCTGGAGGCGCTGATTAATGAGGCGGCCATCAGTGCCAGCATGCAGAACAAGGATTATGTGGAGATGAGCGATTTGGAGGAGGCGCGGGATAAGGTACGGTGGGGCCGTGCCAAGCGAAGCCGGGTGATTGATGAGTATGACAAGCGGCTGACGGCGTATCATGAGGCCGGCCATGCCCTGGTACAGTCGCTGCTGCCGGATGCCGACCCGCTGCACAAGGTGAGTATTATCCCGCGGGGGCCGATGGGCGGGGCGACATTTGCACTGCCGGAAAAGGACCGGCTGTATTATTCGAAACGATTCTGTCTGGCGCAGCTGCAGATTTGTTTTGCCGGGCGGATTGCCGTCAAGATGGTTTTCAACGACATTGACAGCGGGGCTTATTCCGACATCCGGCAGGCCACGGCACTGGCTCGCCAGATGGTGACGGAATGGGGGATGGGGGAAGAAGTCGGGCCGGTCTATTACGGAGCGGACGGGTCCGATACCTATTTTTACGGTCCGATTGGGGTGGACTACTCACAGAAGACGGCGGAATTAATTGACCGGGAAATCAAGAATCTGCTCGATTCGGCCTATGCAAAGGCGGAAGAGCTGCTCAAACAGCATCAGGATAAGCTCCATGCCCTCGCAGAAGCCCTGCTGAAGTATGAAACGCTCGATGCAGAGGAGGTCAAACTCATCATCAGCGGAGGCAAACTGGAAAAGCCGACGGTCTCGGACCTGCTGAATATGGAGCAGAAAAAGCTTTCATCGTCATCCGGGCGGGTGGAAGAGGACTGGAAGGACTGA
- the ilvN gene encoding acetolactate synthase small subunit: MKHILSALVQNKPGVLAHVAGMFAARAFNIDSLAVGRTDDPSLSRMTIVVIGDDRVVEQVRKQLAKIVTVVKVQDFAGMDVVARDLMLISVACPPEKRPEILALVEMFQGKVVDIGSKFVMVEVAGPENKIEAFIEACRPYGIKNLVRTGTVAMARQPRFAPPENEEAK; the protein is encoded by the coding sequence ATGAAACATATTCTTAGTGCTTTAGTCCAGAATAAACCCGGCGTCCTGGCCCACGTGGCGGGAATGTTCGCCGCACGGGCTTTCAACATCGATTCCCTCGCCGTCGGCCGAACCGACGACCCCTCCCTGTCACGAATGACCATCGTCGTCATCGGCGATGACCGCGTCGTCGAACAGGTTCGCAAACAGCTGGCCAAAATCGTCACCGTCGTCAAAGTCCAGGACTTTGCCGGCATGGATGTCGTCGCCAGAGACCTGATGCTCATCAGCGTCGCCTGTCCCCCGGAAAAACGTCCCGAAATCCTCGCTCTGGTGGAGATGTTCCAGGGAAAGGTCGTGGACATCGGCTCCAAATTCGTCATGGTTGAAGTCGCCGGCCCCGAAAATAAAATCGAGGCCTTTATCGAGGCCTGCCGTCCCTACGGCATCAAAAATCTCGTCCGTACCGGCACGGTCGCCATGGCTCGGCAGCCCCGCTTTGCGCCTCCGGAAAACGAAGAGGCAAAATAA
- a CDS encoding pyridoxal phosphate-dependent aminotransferase, giving the protein MKISLRAQAVAPSATLAVTSRAKEMKAQGLDVLSFGAGEPDFDTPQFIKDAAVESLKKGQTKYTPAAGILELRKAIAEKLLKENNLQYAPEQIIVNLGAKHSVYMAMQAVLDPGDEVLLPAPYWVTYPEAIQLAGAKPVILETTAKTEYKITPTQLKSAITPKTAMLVLNSPNNPGGFCYTPDELKALAKVLEGTNVIVLSDEIYERLVYGNMRFVSFASLSQDAYNRTLTINGLSKSYSMTGWRLGYTAGPLDVIKAMSRLQDHMTSNAVTFTQYAAIAALKDTSGVVEKMRQEFEKRGKLMTERLNAIPGVHCVPAQGAFYCFPDVSAHYGRTIGGVRISDSMDFAKALLEQKLVAVVPGGPFGAPKNVRLSFACSLEQIEKGIDRIREWLS; this is encoded by the coding sequence ATGAAAATCTCATTGCGGGCACAGGCTGTTGCCCCCTCAGCCACGCTTGCCGTCACCTCGCGGGCCAAAGAAATGAAAGCACAAGGTTTGGACGTCCTCAGTTTCGGTGCCGGGGAACCGGATTTTGACACCCCTCAATTTATCAAAGACGCCGCTGTCGAATCCCTCAAAAAAGGACAGACCAAATATACCCCCGCCGCAGGCATTTTGGAGCTGCGAAAAGCCATCGCAGAAAAACTTCTCAAAGAAAACAACCTCCAGTATGCACCCGAACAAATCATCGTCAATCTCGGAGCCAAACACTCCGTCTATATGGCGATGCAGGCCGTTTTAGACCCCGGCGATGAAGTGCTCCTGCCGGCTCCCTATTGGGTAACGTATCCGGAAGCGATTCAGCTGGCCGGTGCCAAACCCGTCATCCTCGAAACCACTGCAAAAACCGAATACAAAATCACCCCCACCCAGCTGAAATCCGCCATTACCCCAAAGACCGCCATGCTGGTCCTCAATTCTCCAAACAATCCCGGCGGATTTTGCTATACCCCGGATGAACTGAAAGCCCTTGCCAAAGTCCTCGAGGGAACAAATGTAATCGTCTTGTCCGATGAGATTTATGAACGTTTGGTCTATGGAAATATGCGTTTTGTCAGTTTCGCATCTCTCAGTCAGGACGCATACAACAGAACCCTGACCATCAACGGGTTGAGCAAATCCTACTCGATGACCGGCTGGCGTCTGGGCTATACGGCAGGCCCGCTGGACGTCATCAAGGCTATGTCGCGTCTTCAGGACCATATGACTTCCAACGCCGTTACCTTCACGCAGTATGCCGCCATCGCCGCCCTCAAAGACACCTCCGGAGTTGTGGAAAAAATGCGGCAGGAGTTTGAAAAGCGGGGAAAACTGATGACCGAACGGCTCAACGCCATCCCCGGTGTGCACTGCGTGCCGGCTCAGGGGGCCTTTTACTGCTTTCCGGACGTCTCGGCGCATTATGGTCGAACCATCGGCGGAGTGCGCATCAGCGACAGCATGGATTTCGCCAAGGCGCTTCTCGAACAAAAATTAGTTGCCGTTGTTCCGGGAGGTCCCTTCGGGGCACCCAAAAATGTTCGGCTCAGCTTTGCCTGTTCCCTCGAACAGATTGAAAAAGGAATTGACCGGATTCGGGAATGGCTTTCATAA
- a CDS encoding glycosyltransferase family 2 protein: MSTKPTPSSAVSSFRSISVFFPCFNERENLEPLVHQAVQVLDKMGLDYEIIIVDDGSTDGTGALADALAAGNSRIRVIHHPVNKGYGAALQSGFRAASKELVFYTDGDRQFDLNELPPLLPLIEQYDIVSCYRLNRQEGWIRRFNGFAWTRLVCLLFHLNLKDIDCSFKLYKRKIFDGMPLVSTGALIDTEVLARAVRKGYTIRQVGVHHYPRRAGKATGAKLRVIARAFYELFKLRKTILKQQP; encoded by the coding sequence ATGAGCACGAAACCCACTCCATCCTCCGCCGTCTCTTCGTTCCGCTCCATCAGCGTCTTTTTCCCCTGCTTCAATGAGCGGGAAAATCTTGAGCCGCTGGTTCACCAGGCCGTTCAGGTGCTGGACAAAATGGGCCTGGATTATGAGATTATCATTGTCGACGACGGCAGCACAGACGGCACCGGAGCCCTGGCGGATGCCTTAGCCGCCGGCAATTCCCGCATCAGAGTCATTCATCATCCCGTCAACAAAGGATACGGCGCCGCCCTTCAAAGCGGCTTTCGCGCCGCCTCCAAAGAGCTGGTCTTTTATACCGACGGCGACCGCCAGTTCGACCTGAATGAACTGCCTCCGCTTTTGCCCCTTATCGAACAATACGACATCGTCAGCTGCTATCGGCTGAACCGCCAGGAAGGCTGGATTCGCCGCTTTAACGGCTTTGCATGGACCCGTCTGGTCTGCCTGCTCTTCCATCTGAACCTGAAGGACATTGACTGTTCATTTAAGCTTTACAAACGCAAAATCTTTGACGGAATGCCCCTGGTCAGTACCGGCGCCCTGATAGACACGGAAGTGCTTGCCAGGGCCGTCCGAAAGGGATATACCATCAGACAGGTGGGCGTACACCACTACCCCCGGCGGGCCGGAAAAGCCACCGGGGCGAAACTGCGGGTCATTGCCAGGGCCTTTTATGAATTATTCAAACTTCGAAAAACCATCTTAAAACAACAGCCATGA
- a CDS encoding Hsp20/alpha crystallin family protein encodes MALMELVPWRTGRRNLSVRGSELDNPFVALQRQMSRLFDDFFSDFGLQPWKGWTGFDGGFYPRMDVAETDKEITITAELPGIDQKDIEISLTDGVLTLKGEKKQSSEEKKEGYYHSERSFGAFSRSVALPVEVDENKVEATYKDGVLKIRLPKTENQKARAKKIEVKAG; translated from the coding sequence ATGGCACTGATGGAATTGGTACCTTGGAGAACAGGACGGAGAAATCTTTCGGTACGTGGCAGCGAGCTTGACAATCCTTTCGTGGCGCTGCAGCGGCAGATGAGCCGACTCTTTGATGACTTCTTCAGTGATTTCGGTCTGCAGCCCTGGAAAGGGTGGACGGGGTTTGACGGCGGATTCTATCCTCGGATGGATGTGGCTGAAACCGATAAGGAAATCACGATCACCGCCGAACTGCCCGGGATTGACCAGAAAGACATCGAGATTTCTCTGACGGACGGCGTTCTGACCCTGAAAGGGGAAAAGAAGCAGTCGTCCGAAGAGAAGAAAGAGGGCTACTATCATTCCGAGCGCAGCTTCGGTGCCTTCAGCCGATCGGTGGCGCTGCCTGTGGAGGTGGACGAAAACAAGGTGGAAGCCACATACAAGGACGGTGTCTTGAAGATCCGCCTGCCCAAAACCGAAAATCAGAAAGCTCGTGCCAAGAAAATCGAGGTCAAAGCCGGATAA
- a CDS encoding Do family serine endopeptidase, producing MFTNIRSRAVLAVLAGIWMLSVPVRAGSEELAELKRTSRAFTEAVKKALPAVVAVQSEYTVQAIRYRSPFEDDFFERFFGPRFRLPMPREERRIGQGSGFIISEDGYILTNHHVVADASKITILLHDGRRFENVEIVGSDDKADLALLKIPDVKGLPTVKMGNSDLLEVGEWVIAVGNPFGLTETVTVGVVSAKGRRIRGDDTGVYEDFIQTDAAINPGNSGGPLLNIDGEVVGINAAIVTGDTGVRGYMGIGLAVPINMAKSMAEQMIQTGKFVRGYAGIGLQDLTEDIAQGLDLRVRRGAIITQVYEGSPAEQAGLQPDDIIISIDNREIHSSQDVRNVVGYSAPGTKLTFVVLRNGHEKKIVLTVGTRPVAEDMIDQLGIQVRNSDDGTGVVITEVKGDSNAARVGLRSGMVILSVNRERVNSVADFKEALRKAEGRDKVILSVRADRMTYYVVLPLKK from the coding sequence ATGTTTACGAACATCCGGAGTCGAGCGGTCTTAGCGGTTCTTGCTGGAATTTGGATGCTGAGTGTGCCGGTGCGGGCCGGGTCGGAAGAACTGGCGGAGCTGAAGCGAACATCAAGGGCTTTTACGGAGGCGGTCAAAAAGGCCCTGCCTGCGGTAGTTGCGGTACAGTCGGAATATACGGTGCAGGCCATCAGATACCGTTCCCCGTTTGAAGACGACTTTTTTGAGAGATTTTTCGGGCCGAGATTTCGTCTGCCGATGCCGCGAGAGGAGCGGCGCATCGGTCAGGGGTCCGGCTTCATTATTTCCGAAGACGGTTATATTCTGACCAATCACCATGTCGTGGCGGATGCCTCCAAAATTACAATTCTGCTTCACGACGGGCGGCGCTTTGAAAACGTAGAGATTGTTGGTTCGGATGACAAGGCAGACCTGGCTTTGCTGAAGATTCCGGATGTAAAGGGCCTTCCGACTGTGAAAATGGGCAATTCCGATTTGCTCGAAGTCGGGGAATGGGTCATTGCTGTCGGCAACCCGTTCGGTTTAACCGAGACAGTCACCGTCGGAGTAGTCAGCGCCAAAGGCCGGCGAATTCGGGGTGATGATACCGGGGTGTATGAAGATTTTATTCAGACGGATGCGGCGATTAATCCGGGCAATTCCGGGGGACCCCTTTTGAACATCGACGGCGAAGTGGTGGGCATCAATGCGGCAATTGTTACAGGCGATACAGGCGTGCGGGGTTATATGGGCATCGGACTGGCGGTGCCGATTAATATGGCCAAGTCGATGGCCGAGCAGATGATCCAGACGGGCAAATTTGTCCGCGGGTATGCGGGAATCGGACTGCAGGATTTGACGGAGGATATTGCCCAGGGTCTGGATTTAAGGGTTCGCCGCGGTGCGATTATTACGCAGGTGTATGAAGGGTCCCCGGCGGAACAGGCTGGTCTGCAGCCGGATGATATTATCATTTCGATTGACAACCGGGAGATTCACAGCAGCCAGGATGTGCGAAATGTCGTCGGTTATTCGGCTCCGGGGACAAAACTAACCTTTGTAGTGCTTCGAAACGGGCATGAGAAAAAAATAGTTTTGACTGTCGGAACTCGTCCCGTCGCGGAGGACATGATTGATCAGCTGGGCATTCAGGTCAGGAACAGTGATGACGGGACCGGCGTAGTCATTACGGAGGTTAAAGGGGACAGCAACGCAGCACGAGTAGGACTGCGGTCCGGTATGGTGATTTTGAGCGTCAACCGGGAACGAGTCAATTCGGTCGCAGACTTTAAAGAAGCCCTTCGAAAGGCCGAAGGAAGGGACAAAGTGATTTTGTCTGTTCGGGCTGACCGGATGACCTATTATGTTGTGCTTCCGCTGAAGAAATAA